A genomic stretch from Canis lupus baileyi chromosome 3, mCanLup2.hap1, whole genome shotgun sequence includes:
- the TMEM218 gene encoding transmembrane protein 218 → MAGTVLGVGAGVFILALLWVLVLLLCVLLSRASGIARFSIIFVFLGALIITAVLLLFPRASEVPAPEVEMKIVDSFFIGRYVLLAFLTAVFLGGLFLVLIHHILEPIYAKPLRSY, encoded by the exons ATGGCTGGCACCGTGCTCGGGGTGGGGGCCGGCGTGTTCATCTTAGCCCTGCTCTGGGTGCTAGTGCTGCTGCTGTGTGTGCTGTTATCCAGAGCCTCGGGGATAGCCAG GTTCTCTATCATTTTTGTGTTCCTCGGCGCTCTGATCATCACAGCAGTTCTGCTGCTCTTCCCTCGAGCCAGCGAAGTCCCAGCCCCAGAGGTTGAAATGAAG ATTGTGGATTCCTTTTTCATTGGCCGCTATGTCCTGCTGGCTTTCCTCACTGCTGTCTTCCTTGGAGGCCTGTTTTTGGTTCTCATTCATCATATCCTGGAGCCAATCTATGCCAAACCGCTGCGGTCCTACTGA